In Parerythrobacter aestuarii, the sequence CTGCCGGGATAGCGGCGAACAGGCCGATAGCGGTCGCGAACAATGCTTCGGAAATCCCCGGAGCGACTACCGCGAGCGAGCTCGATTCCTGCACCCCGATCTGGAAGAAGCTGTTCATGATGCCCCAGACCGTGCCGAACAGGCCAATGAAGGGCGCGACCGAACCAACCGTGGCAAGGAAATTGAGCCGCGCGGCCAGCGTATCGGCCTCCTCCGCCACTTGCCCGGCCATAGCTGCACCGATCCGCGACGAAGCAGCATCGCGGTCTTTCAGCCCCTTGGCGGTCGAACGCTTCCACTCGTTCATCGCCACGCCTGCGATGCGAGCCGAAGGTACGTCTTTCTTCTGGTATTGGCTCATTACGCTGTCGAAATCGTCCGCCTGCCAGAATTCGCGCTCGAATGCCGCTGAGCGGCGCTTGAGCGTGCCAAGCCGCATGGAGAAGCTGACGATGATCATCCAGCTCCAGATCGACGCCAGGATCAGCCCAACCATCACCACCTGCACCACGATATCGGCATCGAGGAACAGCTGCACAGGGTTGAGCTTGCCCGACATCTCGACGGGAGCAGCAGCGGCCATCAGGTTCAGGGGCGGAAAGGTCATGCGGGGATTTCCTCGGTAAGAACGGTCTGGAAGGCCTGGCGCCAGGCCTCGGGCTGGCGGCGCGGCCGACCATCGGGCGCGACGAAGCCGACCCGGAATGTCGCTTCGGTCAGCAATTCGTCTGCGCGATAGGCGCGCTGGTGCATCACAACGCTCGCTGCCTTGATCTGAGTGCACCGTGTATGAATGACGACATCGTCGTCGAGCTTGGCCGGGCGGAAATACTTCAGCGTCAGGTCGGCCACGGCATAGGCCCCCTCCCCTGCTTCGATTGCCTCGCGCTGGTCGATCTCCAAAATTCGCAGCACGTCGGATCGCGCGCGCTCGAACCAGCGCAGGTAGTTGGCGTGGTAGGTAATGCCCGACAGGTCGGTATCCTCGTAATAGACCCGCACCGCGTAGAGGTGCACGGGTCCGTCGAAGACACCGCCGGGAGGATTGGGGAGTGCTGCCATAATTCCGCAAACGCCTTTAGCGGAGGCGTGAGTCGCCTAGCAAGCGGGAACGACGGAGCGAGTCAGACGTGCGACGAAATCGGGCTGACTACTTCCAATGCTTGCAGATCATCGGCCCCAGCGGTTCACCGCCGAAGATGTGGACATGCAGGTGCGGTACTTCCTGGTGCCCGTGACCGCCAATATTGGCCATCAGGCGATAGCCGGGCTCGACCAGCCCCTTGCGTCTCGCCACTTCCCCTACCGCGCGGACGAAACCGGCGATTTCCTCGGCGCTGGCATGGGCGGAGAAATCGTCCCAGCTGACATAGTGGCCCTTGGGGATCACCAGCGTGTGGATTTCGGCCTGCGGGTTGATATCCTCGAAGGCATGGGCCCACTCGTCGTCATAGACCCGGGTCGAAGGGATCTCCCCGCGCAGGATCTTGGCGAAGATGTTGCTGTCGTCATAGGGCTTGGTGGCATCGATCGGCATTACTCGCTCCTGCTCGCTTTTTCCTCCAGGCCGGACACGCCTTCGCGGCGGTCGAGTTCGCCCAGCACATCGGCCAGCGACACCCCGCGGGCGTTGAGCAGCACCAGCAGGTGGAACAGCACATCGGCCGCTTCGCCGGTCAATTCCTCGGCCGAGCCGGTCAGCGCGGCGATCACGGCTTCGGTGGCTTCCTCGCCCAGCTTCTGCGCGATCTTGCCCAGCCCCTTGGCGTGGAGCTTCGCCACATAGCTGCTGGCAGGATCGGCCGAACGGCGCGCGGCAATGGTGCTTTCGAGGCGT encodes:
- the tolQ gene encoding protein TolQ, which codes for MTFPPLNLMAAAAPVEMSGKLNPVQLFLDADIVVQVVMVGLILASIWSWMIIVSFSMRLGTLKRRSAAFEREFWQADDFDSVMSQYQKKDVPSARIAGVAMNEWKRSTAKGLKDRDAASSRIGAAMAGQVAEEADTLAARLNFLATVGSVAPFIGLFGTVWGIMNSFFQIGVQESSSLAVVAPGISEALFATAIGLFAAIPAVIAYNRFSNGVNLFEARLQRFADKFHANLGRELERL
- a CDS encoding YbgC/FadM family acyl-CoA thioesterase, producing MAALPNPPGGVFDGPVHLYAVRVYYEDTDLSGITYHANYLRWFERARSDVLRILEIDQREAIEAGEGAYAVADLTLKYFRPAKLDDDVVIHTRCTQIKAASVVMHQRAYRADELLTEATFRVGFVAPDGRPRRQPEAWRQAFQTVLTEEIPA
- a CDS encoding HIT domain-containing protein yields the protein MPIDATKPYDDSNIFAKILRGEIPSTRVYDDEWAHAFEDINPQAEIHTLVIPKGHYVSWDDFSAHASAEEIAGFVRAVGEVARRKGLVEPGYRLMANIGGHGHQEVPHLHVHIFGGEPLGPMICKHWK
- a CDS encoding phosphoribosyl-ATP diphosphatase, translating into MDTLQRLESTIAARRSADPASSYVAKLHAKGLGKIAQKLGEEATEAVIAALTGSAEELTGEAADVLFHLLVLLNARGVSLADVLGELDRREGVSGLEEKASRSE